In Chitinophaga sp. H8, the sequence GACCCCTGCTTATTCATTTGTTGCGCAGCTGCCTGGGCCAGGAAAAAGGTACCTCCCAGATTCACATCCAACACAGCCTGAAATGATTTCCTGGGATAATCCAGGAAATCCCCGAATAAAGTAATCCCCGCATTGGCGATCACAATATCCAACCGACCATATACTTTTACAGCAGTATTGATCATAGCGGAGATGATCTGATCATCGGCTGTATTGCCAGCCACGGCCGTACAATTACCGCCTGCATCCCGGATGCTTTTTTCAGCAGCTGCAGCTAAGTCCGGATCAAGATCATTCAATATTACAGATGCTCCTTCTGCCACCAGTTGCCGGGCTATCTCGAATCCTATGCCCTGCCCTGCTCCGGTTACAATTGCGACCTTCGATTCAAATGATTTCTTTGCCATTTCTTTTTGAGTTTAATTTGAGTTGTCTGGCATTTCAGCACCAGACCACTTTAAAAAACAATCCAGCAGATGATACTATAATACACAATCAAACGCTTCCACACCATTGGTGCCAGGCTTTATCATATATACGTTGCCGCTATCGGGATACTCCCGAAGCTGCTGTTCACTCAATTCCTTGCGGGCGGTAGTGATAACAAGATGATCCAGCTGTTCTCCTGCAAAAACACAACAACTTACATTAGGTACGGGTACTTCTACAAAACCAATCATTTCACCGGTATCCGGATTCCACCTACCCACGCCAAAACCACCCCAGAGTGCTACCCACAACATCCCTTCTTTATCGATGGTAAAGCCATCCGGTGTGCCTTTTTCTTCAGGCACCTTTACTGCTACCTTTTCAAAAATAATCTCTCCTGTTTCCTCCTTGTAAATGTAAGACCTGATTTCATGTGTAACGCTGTCCGTATGGTAGAGCCGTTTATTATCCAGTGACCATGCCATACCATTTGAGATAGTCACATCCGGTATTCTTTCATGCGCCTGATGGGCAGCATCAATACAATACAAAATTCCACCAGCCGGTGCATGATCAATTTCAGTAGTGCCAATCCAGAGCCTCCCCTGATTGTCGCAAATACCATCATTACAACGAAGCGTTGTCCAGTCCAGTCCTAAATCCGTAACAGGGGAAAGCTGACCGGACAACAAATTAAACCGACCTACGCCACCCTGCATACATAGTATTACTTCCTCCTTATTCTTCCCTGGCACTACCAGCGAAATCATGTGGCCTACCTCCCATTGCTGTACCTGGGCAGTAGTCCAGTTATATTCAAAAAGCCTTCCTGCCAGGATATCTACCCAGAATAAGCTATTCCTTTGCTTATGCCATAAAGGCCCCTCACCTAAACCGCAAACGGAAGGATGCAATAACGTTGCTTTCATAAAGTGTAATTTCAAACGGGATATTCCTTCTCCTCTCTACGGTGAAGGATGATTTTAATAAAGCCTTTAATATAGCAAAAAACTGATTATTTTTTCTGAAACATAGTTTCCTCCCGGAAACTAACTTGCTTTGGCCTTACTTATTTCTCTAGCTTTGTATGTACCGGTAGTCTAAAGTTTGTAACATATGAAGAACAAAAAGTTAGTGCCAGCCATCACGCATAATAGCAGATGCCTTTACTATACACAAAGGATGCTGGCTTTGCGGGATGCCATGGAGCTCCTTAGCGGCAAATGGAAAGTGCCCATTATCTGCACACTCAGCTTTCGGGGTAAAATGCGGTTTACAGACCTGATACAGGAAGTAGAAGGGATTGCTGCCAAGATGTTGTCTAAAGAGCTTCAGATACTTGAGGCAAATGAATTAGTTACCCGTACCGTTTGTAATACAAAACCTGTAACAGTAGAATATGAAATAACGGAGTACGGCAGAACCCTGGATAAAATCCTGGTAGATATTGTGAACTGGGGCCATGCGCACCGCAACAGGATCATGCCGGGTCAGGCCAGCAAATCCATAATCGCCTTGCCTTTACCATCCGGTGTGGTATAAAAGGGCCGCTTCTCCACTTCATACTGTGTATCTTCCGGTATCCCCAGGGTATGATAAATGGTTTGATGTACCTGATCTATTTTTACGGGATTCTCAATGGATTTACAAGGACGCTCATCTGCTGTTTTTCCATATACAAACCCTTTCTTAATACCACCACCAAACATCAGCATAGAACAGCCATCTGTAAAATGGCGGTGCATGCCATAGAACTTCATTTCAGATAAAATATCCGGCTGATTTACCTGTTCCAATACTTTGGCATCCGGTCTTCCTTCTACCATCATATCCCGGCTGAATTCACTGGCGATAATCACCAATGTACGATCCAGGTGGCCGCTCTTGTCCAGGTCTTTGATCAATTGTGCCACAGGAGCATCAATCATTTTCTTCATGTCCACCATGCGGGTATGTCCGTTTTCATGTGTATCAAATCCCATGAAAGGTTCATATTCCGTGGTTACGCTGATAAAGCGGGCTCCCTGTTCTGTGAGACGTTTTGCCAGCAAACAGCCCAATCCGAAACGCCCGGTATTGTAAATATCATAGCTTTCTTTGGGTTCCTGGCTCAGGTCAAACGCTTTAGCCTCTGGTGAGTTAAGCAGCATATATGCCTGCTCCATAGACCGCTTCAATGATTCTTTCTGATAATCACTCCCCAATTCCCCTACAGCACTTTTGCTGATCAGGTCATTATATAACTGATTTCTTTTTTCAAAACGCTTGGCATCCATTCCTACGGGAGGGCGCACACTTTCCAGTCCCTGCCGGGGATCAGGAATAAAAAAAGGAGCATATTCATTACCTAAAAAACCGGACGTATGAAAAGCTTTCAGTTCTTCCGCCTCTCCTACCGTCATACGCTGGCCGATATCAATAAATGCCGGAATAACAGGATTCTTTGGGCCAAGCTCTTTGGCTATCCAGGATCCGATATGTGGTGCAGCCACCGTTTGCGGGGGTTCATAACAGGTATGCCAGTGGTACTGGTG encodes:
- a CDS encoding SMP-30/gluconolactonase/LRE family protein, whose amino-acid sequence is MKATLLHPSVCGLGEGPLWHKQRNSLFWVDILAGRLFEYNWTTAQVQQWEVGHMISLVVPGKNKEEVILCMQGGVGRFNLLSGQLSPVTDLGLDWTTLRCNDGICDNQGRLWIGTTEIDHAPAGGILYCIDAAHQAHERIPDVTISNGMAWSLDNKRLYHTDSVTHEIRSYIYKEETGEIIFEKVAVKVPEEKGTPDGFTIDKEGMLWVALWGGFGVGRWNPDTGEMIGFVEVPVPNVSCCVFAGEQLDHLVITTARKELSEQQLREYPDSGNVYMIKPGTNGVEAFDCVL
- a CDS encoding SDR family NAD(P)-dependent oxidoreductase; its protein translation is MAKKSFESKVAIVTGAGQGIGFEIARQLVAEGASVILNDLDPDLAAAAEKSIRDAGGNCTAVAGNTADDQIISAMINTAVKVYGRLDIVIANAGITLFGDFLDYPRKSFQAVLDVNLGGTFFLAQAAAQQMNKQGSGGSLLFTSSVTGHQAHKGLAAYGMTKAALEMLAKNLVIELSPHQINVNTVAPGATLTERTLEDANYEKVWSGITPMGRPASTLDIANAVLFMVSDKARHITGQSLVVDGGWTAVSPPPY
- a CDS encoding DUF1501 domain-containing protein, whose product is MSTNWNRRDFIKKSSAATLAALAASAPIASMLSGCGKSKWGANAATADTVILLWMAGGMAHTETFDPKRYTPFEKGMEGNRVLSTFKSLPTALDGIHFSEGLQSIGKVMDKGTLIRSYVAADMGHILHSRHQYHWHTCYEPPQTVAAPHIGSWIAKELGPKNPVIPAFIDIGQRMTVGEAEELKAFHTSGFLGNEYAPFFIPDPRQGLESVRPPVGMDAKRFEKRNQLYNDLISKSAVGELGSDYQKESLKRSMEQAYMLLNSPEAKAFDLSQEPKESYDIYNTGRFGLGCLLAKRLTEQGARFISVTTEYEPFMGFDTHENGHTRMVDMKKMIDAPVAQLIKDLDKSGHLDRTLVIIASEFSRDMMVEGRPDAKVLEQVNQPDILSEMKFYGMHRHFTDGCSMLMFGGGIKKGFVYGKTADERPCKSIENPVKIDQVHQTIYHTLGIPEDTQYEVEKRPFYTTPDGKGKAIMDLLA
- a CDS encoding winged helix-turn-helix transcriptional regulator, coding for MKNKKLVPAITHNSRCLYYTQRMLALRDAMELLSGKWKVPIICTLSFRGKMRFTDLIQEVEGIAAKMLSKELQILEANELVTRTVCNTKPVTVEYEITEYGRTLDKILVDIVNWGHAHRNRIMPGQASKSIIALPLPSGVV